One genomic window of Deinococcus peraridilitoris DSM 19664 includes the following:
- a CDS encoding PIN domain-containing protein, whose protein sequence is MSARPLLLDASALMAFFRKEPGWEVVAQALTDRHCLISSANVVEAEGKLVSDGTFTVDRVRRRFGVLTQVLEVVPFPSAAQHAASFYYARRRPYNLSLGDALCLATAEHHGADALTAESAWASLPDLPVQIQVIR, encoded by the coding sequence GTGAGTGCCCGTCCTCTGCTGCTGGATGCGAGCGCCCTGATGGCCTTCTTCCGCAAGGAGCCCGGCTGGGAAGTGGTAGCCCAGGCCCTCACCGACCGGCACTGCCTGATCAGCAGCGCGAACGTCGTCGAGGCTGAAGGCAAGCTCGTCAGCGACGGCACGTTCACCGTGGATCGGGTGCGCCGCCGTTTCGGCGTCCTCACGCAGGTGCTCGAAGTCGTGCCCTTTCCCAGCGCCGCTCAGCATGCTGCCAGCTTCTACTATGCCCGGCGCCGCCCCTACAACCTCAGCCTCGGAGACGCCCTGTGCCTCGCCACTGCTGAACACCACGGCGCTGATGCCCTCACGGCTGAGAGCGCTTGGGCCAGCCTGCCCGACCTGCCCGTCCAGATACAAGTCATCCGGTGA
- a CDS encoding tyrosine-type recombinase/integrase: MTLVPYAATPLARAMPLTALPEDELRRRAVTWARDREFDGLWQLTEAYLTVYGPNGGQVSAHTLRDYKRGVRVLLDEGQFDLLRPGRDAGALYLRSLENETASRRALRPSTVQNRLAAAKWLYRALRWAGATTADPFEHPRPVKDTVDPSDKRDAYTQDELERLLQIAGPRDRVIILLCAYAGLRNSEVRALRWDDIDFARQQLTVQRGKGRKPRSVTLALTLTRALRALPRRPDGLVIGLSSYGLRKRVRKLAVIAEIPEKALRGRGVHALRHYAGVRLIEETNDLDLVAQFLGHANIQTTRTYTKRADKRQKKSVGVW, translated from the coding sequence ATGACCCTCGTGCCGTACGCTGCGACACCCCTCGCGCGCGCAATGCCCCTGACCGCCCTGCCCGAAGACGAACTGCGCCGCCGTGCCGTGACCTGGGCCCGCGACCGCGAATTTGACGGCCTGTGGCAGCTCACGGAAGCGTACCTGACCGTGTATGGCCCCAACGGTGGCCAGGTCAGTGCCCACACCCTGCGAGACTACAAACGCGGCGTCCGGGTGCTGCTCGATGAAGGGCAGTTCGACCTGCTGCGGCCTGGCCGTGACGCGGGCGCCCTGTACCTGCGCAGCCTCGAGAATGAAACGGCCTCAAGGCGCGCCTTGCGACCATCCACCGTGCAGAACCGCCTCGCGGCCGCCAAGTGGCTGTACCGGGCCTTGCGCTGGGCGGGCGCGACCACAGCGGATCCCTTCGAACATCCCCGGCCGGTGAAGGACACGGTCGATCCGTCCGACAAACGCGACGCCTACACGCAGGATGAACTCGAGCGTCTGTTGCAGATCGCCGGGCCGCGCGACCGGGTGATCATCCTGCTGTGCGCCTACGCCGGGCTGCGCAACAGTGAAGTGCGCGCCCTGCGCTGGGACGACATCGACTTCGCACGCCAGCAGTTGACCGTGCAACGTGGCAAAGGACGCAAGCCGCGCAGCGTCACCCTGGCGCTCACCTTGACGCGCGCCCTGCGGGCCTTGCCCAGACGGCCGGACGGGCTGGTGATCGGCTTGAGTTCCTACGGGCTGCGCAAACGAGTCAGGAAACTGGCGGTGATCGCGGAGATTCCCGAGAAGGCGCTGCGTGGGCGTGGCGTGCACGCTTTGCGGCATTACGCGGGCGTGCGCCTGATCGAGGAAACCAACGACCTCGACCTAGTTGCGCAGTTCCTCGGTCATGCGAACATCCAGACCACCCGAACGTACACCAAGCGGGCCGATAAACGCCAGAAGAAAAGCGTGGGTGTGTGGTAG
- a CDS encoding ParA family protein: MVISLTSKKGGCGKTTSAIHLSALLARHGKTLLIDMDDAKHSISWKARGGEQLPFTVTDYGGSLRLARSHEHFVIDQKGGLTGDGIIDAYNDADVLVVPAIVEMMTLESMLQTADAIKTVDPTLAKLRALFVQTTPHNKRLVEEARREIEELGVKTIRQTVRHTEDFKHAVNSGKLASNMGKYGRLGWYDYERVFDELRLAAPAGAL; the protein is encoded by the coding sequence ATGGTTATATCGCTCACATCAAAAAAAGGAGGCTGTGGAAAAACTACCTCGGCCATCCACCTGAGCGCGCTGCTCGCACGTCACGGCAAGACTTTGCTGATCGACATGGACGACGCGAAGCACTCGATCTCGTGGAAAGCTCGTGGGGGAGAGCAGCTTCCCTTCACCGTGACGGACTATGGCGGCTCACTGCGCCTGGCGCGCAGCCATGAGCATTTTGTCATCGACCAGAAAGGTGGCTTGACCGGTGACGGCATCATCGACGCCTACAACGACGCGGACGTGTTGGTCGTGCCCGCCATCGTCGAAATGATGACCCTCGAGAGTATGCTCCAGACAGCAGACGCCATCAAAACCGTCGACCCCACGCTCGCCAAGCTGCGCGCACTGTTCGTGCAGACAACCCCGCACAACAAAAGGCTCGTGGAAGAGGCGCGCCGTGAAATCGAGGAACTGGGCGTGAAAACGATCAGGCAGACCGTCCGCCACACCGAAGATTTCAAGCACGCCGTCAACAGTGGCAAACTTGCGAGCAACATGGGCAAGTACGGCCGGCTCGGCTGGTACGATTACGAGCGGGTATTCGACGAGTTGCGCCTGGCCGCGCCTGCAGGTGCCTTGTGA
- a CDS encoding IS4 family transposase, whose translation MSLQEAALADPTKLGEVIKHHLPFLRRDTLQRLADVVTALIQARSTKHAQLALHLPGTVGAVSKLRRVERCLHDPQLDRDVFLKLLVPLLPDEKLVMTMDRTNWEHGEADLNLLVLGVVLEGFTLPLVWMALPHGGSSDTGVRERLVAQLLKVLPAKRWRVLVADREFVGAAWFTFLRRRGIKRCLRIRGDARIDDVRLDEGWGYVQPGQVVALLEKANVYGNVMQLVVTRTDAGELLALATDLKIDETRAVYRLRWTVECTFSTQKSRGFDLEASAMTRPDRLERLFGVVTLALAWCLRVGVWCHQQRPIKRKKHGRRAVSLVRYGLELLSASLRWDTSDCLTLLALVMQPFPAPAHHSIQVVGY comes from the coding sequence GTGTCGCTCCAAGAAGCCGCTCTGGCTGATCCTACCAAGCTCGGCGAGGTCATCAAGCACCATCTGCCATTCCTACGCCGAGATACCCTGCAACGCCTCGCCGACGTCGTCACCGCCCTGATTCAAGCTCGCTCGACCAAGCACGCCCAGCTTGCCCTCCATCTGCCCGGCACAGTCGGTGCCGTCAGCAAGCTGCGCCGAGTCGAGCGCTGCCTACACGACCCTCAGCTCGATCGCGACGTTTTCTTGAAGCTCCTCGTGCCACTGCTGCCCGACGAGAAGCTGGTCATGACCATGGACCGCACGAACTGGGAACACGGCGAAGCCGACCTGAACCTCCTTGTGCTGGGCGTAGTGCTTGAAGGCTTCACCTTGCCCCTCGTGTGGATGGCCTTGCCGCACGGGGGTAGCAGCGACACCGGAGTGCGTGAGCGTTTGGTCGCTCAACTTCTCAAGGTCTTGCCCGCGAAGCGGTGGCGTGTTCTGGTTGCCGACCGTGAGTTCGTCGGGGCGGCGTGGTTCACGTTTCTGAGGCGGCGCGGCATCAAACGCTGCCTGCGCATCCGAGGTGACGCTCGGATCGACGACGTGCGGCTCGACGAGGGCTGGGGGTACGTGCAGCCCGGACAAGTGGTCGCGCTGCTCGAAAAAGCGAATGTGTACGGCAACGTCATGCAACTGGTCGTCACCCGCACCGACGCCGGGGAACTGCTCGCCCTGGCGACCGACCTGAAGATCGACGAGACGCGGGCGGTGTATCGTTTGCGCTGGACCGTGGAGTGTACCTTCAGCACTCAGAAATCCAGAGGCTTCGACCTGGAGGCGAGTGCCATGACCAGGCCGGATCGGCTGGAACGCTTGTTCGGGGTAGTCACGCTGGCTTTGGCATGGTGTTTGCGTGTCGGCGTGTGGTGTCACCAGCAGCGGCCCATCAAACGCAAAAAACACGGACGCCGTGCAGTGAGCCTCGTCAGGTACGGCCTGGAGCTTCTTTCCGCTTCTTTGCGTTGGGACACGAGTGACTGCCTGACACTTTTGGCGCTTGTCATGCAGCCTTTTCCCGCTCCAGCACACCACTCAATCCAAGTTGTGGGGTACTGA